In Leopardus geoffroyi isolate Oge1 chromosome D1, O.geoffroyi_Oge1_pat1.0, whole genome shotgun sequence, a single window of DNA contains:
- the LOC123600857 gene encoding olfactory receptor 143-like, whose amino-acid sequence MVLGVMAIENDSSMTEFILVGFTDRPQLQLPLFFLFLLNYVVTMVGNLSLVNLICLNSHLHTPMYFFVFNLSFIDFCHSLVITPKMLMSFVSEKNIISFTECMTQLFFFCFFVHSECYVLTAMAYDRYVAICKPLVYTVTMSPQVCSLLMFGSYVMGFAGAMIHTGDMVRLSFCDSNIINHYMCDIFPLLQLSCSGTYASELLNSIIVSTVVIISGFIIFISYALVLSNVLHVSSAQGWPKAFSTCGSHIVTVGLFYGSGLFTHLKTSPSDSVDQGKFFSVFYTNVIPMLNPLIYSLRNKDVKCALKKTLKRIAN is encoded by the coding sequence GTAATGGCTATAGAAAATGACTCTTCAATGACAGAGTTCATCCTGGTAGGATTTACAGACCGACCTCAGCTCCAGttaccccttttctttctctttttactgaACTATGTGGTCACTATGGTAGGAAATTTGAGCCTAGTTAATCTAATATGCCTGAATTCTCACCTGCAcactcccatgtactttttcGTCTTCAACTTATCCTTCATAGATTTCTGCCACTCTTTGGTCATTACCCCTAAAATGCTGATGAGCTTTGTCTCAGAGAAGAACATCATTTCCTTTACAGAATGCATGACTCagctgtttttcttctgtttctttgtgcaTTCTGAGTGCTATGTGTTGACAGCCATGGCCTATgatcgctatgtggccatctgtaaACCTCTGGTGTACACGGTCACCATGTCCCCTCAGGTCTGTTCTCTGCTGATGTTTGGTTCTTACGTGATGGGGTTTGCTGGTGCCATGATCCACACAGGGGACATGGTCAGATTGTCCTTTTGTGATTCTAACATCATCAACCATTACATGTGTGACATCTTCCCCCTCCTTCAGCTCTCCTGCAGTGGCACCTATGCCAGTGAGTTGCTGAATTCCATTATTGTGAGCACAGTTGTCATAATATCCggcttcattattttcatttcttatgctTTGGTCCTGTCCAATGTCCTCCACGTCTCATCAGCTCAGGGTTGGCCCAAAGCCTTCAGCACCTGTGGCTCCCACATAGTAACTGTGGGTCTGTTCTATGGGTCTGGGTTGTTCACACATCTCAAGACctctccttctgattctgtggaCCAGGGGAAGTTCTTCTCAGTATTTTACACCAATGTAATACCCATGTTGAACCCCCTCATCTATAGTCTAAGGAACAAGGATGTCAAATGTGCTctgaaaaaaaccctgaagagaATAGCAAACTAA
- the LOC123600860 gene encoding olfactory receptor 8B4 produces MTLRNSSSVTEFILVGLSEQPELQLPLFVLFLGIYVFTVVGNLGLITLIGLNSSLHTPMYFFLFNLSFIDLCYSCVFTPKMLNDFLSENVISYVGCMTQLFFFCFFVNSECYVLVSMAYDRYVAICKPLLYTVTMSPQVCSLLMFGSYVIGFAGAMAHTGSIWRLTFCDSNIIHHYLCEVLPLLQLSCTSTHVNELVFFIVVGAVITISSISIFISYVLILSNILHIPSAEGRSKAISTCGSHIIAVALFFGSGAFTYLTSSFPASMDQSKFASVFYTNVVPMLNPLIYSLRNKDVKLALGKTLRTVLS; encoded by the coding sequence ATGACTCTGAGAAACAGCTCCTCAGTGACTGAGTTTATCCTAGTGGGATTATCAGAACAACCAGAGCTCCAGCTTCCCCTCTTCGTCCTGTTCTTAGGGATCTATGTGTTTACTGTGGTGGGCAACTTGGGCTTGATTACCTTAATTGGGCTAAATTCTAGCCTTCACACTCCCATGTACTTTTTTCTCTTCAACTTGTCTTTTATAGATCTCTGTTATTCCTgtgtatttacccccaaaatgctGAATGATTTTCTGTCAGAAAATGTCATCTCTTACGTGGGATGCATGactcaactttttttcttctgtttctttgtcaaTTCTGAGTGCTATGTGTTGGTATCAATGGCCTATGATCGCTATGTGGCTATCTGCAAGCCTCTGCTGTACACGGTCACCATGTCCCCTCAGGTCTGTTCTCTGCTCATGTTTGGTTCATATGTGATAGGGTTTGCTGGAGCCATGGCCCACACTGGGAGCATATGGAGACTGACTTTCTGTGATTCCAACATCATCCACCATTATCTGTGTGAAGTTCTTCCTCTCCTGCAGCTCTCCTGCACCAGCACCCATGTCAATGAGCTagtgttttttattgttgtgggAGCGGTCATCACAATTTCCAGtattagcattttcatttcttatgtcTTGATTCTCTCTAATATCCTCCATATTCCTTCTGCTGAGGGTAGATCCAAAGCCATCAGCACATGTGGCTCCCACATAATtgctgttgctttgttttttgggtcAGGGGCATTCACCTATTTAACAAGCTCTTTTCCTGCATCTATGGACCAGAGTAAATTTGCCTCAGTCTTTTACACCAATGTGGTTCCCATGCTTAATCCTTTGATCTACAGTTTGAGGAATAAGGATGTGAAACTTGCGCTGGGTAAAACCCTGAGAACAGTGCTCTCCTGA